The genomic interval TATATCTGAAGGGACAACAAATCACGAAGCGCTCTGTCGTTGAACGAACACGCTTAGGGATAGGGCGTTCTTTTCAGATTACTAATGTTTTCTCTAATTTAACTGTATTAGAAAATGTAAGATTGGCTGTCCAGTCACAAGCTAAATTGCGCTATCAAGCTTTTACGCATTATCGCAGCTATCAAAAATTTGAAGAAAAAGCGTTACATTGGCTGCATGTAGCTCTACTAGATCATAAAGAAAACACATTAGCCATTAATCTTGCTCATGGAGAGAAACGAAAGCTAGAAATGGCCATGTTGCTTGCACTTGAACCAGAGTTACTCTTATTAGATGAACCGACAGCAGGAATGTCGTTGGAAGATGTACCAGCTATTCTACAAGTGATTAAAAAAATTAAAGAAGAAGGAGATAAAACGATTTTATTGATTGAACACAAAATGGATATGATTATGGATTTGTCTGATCGAATTATGGTGTTATTTAATGGGAAACTTCTCGCGGAAGGAACACCGAGGGAAATTATGGACAATGAAATGGTGCAGTCCGCTTATTTAGGAGGTTTGTACGATGAATTCACTTCTCAGTCTTAAAAATGTTGAAACGTATATTGACCAATATCATATTCTTCAAGATATTTCATTTGAAGTACCAGCTGGAGAAGTAACGGTGCTATTAGGTAGAAATGGAGCGGGCAAGACGACAACTTTACGAACGATTATGGGCTTAAATCCACCGACAAAGGGAGAGGTAGCCTTTAAAGGAGCAATCATGAACGGGTTGCCTCCACATGACATTGCCAATAGAGGGATTGGGTATGTGCCAGAAGACCAAGGAATCTTTGGAGAGTTAACAGTTGAAGAAAATATGAAAGTAGCGATTAAAAAAGAAAGTGATGATGTGATGGAGAGAATGGAATGGATTCTTAATCTTTTTCCAGACTTAAAAACATTTTGGAAAAAGCCAGGCGGACTGCTAAGCGGCGGGCAAAAGCAAATGCTTTCTATTGCCAGAGCTTATGTCAATGAAACCGAATTGTTGCTGATTGACGAACCAAGTAAAGGCTTAGCACCGATTGTTGTGGAGAAAGTTATGCATTCTATTCAAGAAATGAAGCAAAAAACAACGATTATTCTAGTTGAACAAAACTTTTTGATGGCCAGTCAAATAGGAGACTCTTTTTATATTATTGACGACGGTAGAACGGTATTTAATGGACGGATGCAGCTTCTTCGTGAAGATGAAAGTCTTCGTCGGAAATATTTAGGAATCGCTTAGGGGGCATAATATGGAGCTATTCATTAATTTAACGATTAATGGTCTTGCAACAGGAATGTTAATTTTCCTTCTAGCTGCAGGTTTAACATTAATTTTCGGTTTAATGAGTGTTTTGAATTTTGCTCATGGGGGCCTTTTTGCTTGGGGAGCATATGCCGGTGTCTGGCTGTATCTATTAACAAATAGTTTTATAGCAGGAATAATAGGAGCTATTTTCATGGGTATCATTCTTGGTTTTATAACGGAAAAGTGGATTATTCAGCCTGTGTATGGAAATCATGTTCAGCAAATATTGATTACACTCGGTTTTATGATTGTTCTCTCGGAATTTTTGAAAGTAATCTGGGGACCTAATCAAATTGCTGTTACACCTCCAGCCTATTTAACAGGAAGCTGGGAAATCGGGAATATTTTAATTATTAAATATCGAGCTTTTATTATTGTGGTCGGCTTCCTCATGTACGCCTTGATTTATTATATGTTAAAACATACGAAGATTGGGCTGATTGTACGTGCAGGAGTGATTAATAAAGAAATGGTTCAGTCATTAGGTATTAATATTAAGCGGATTTTTTTATATGTGTTTATGGCTGGAGCGGCTATGGCAGCATTAAGCGGCATGTTGATTGCTCCATATGCGGGAGTGATTCATGGAAATATGGGGATGGAATATGCGATTCTCGCTTTTATCGTCGTTGTCATTGGCGGGATGGGTAATATTACAGGTTCCATCTTAGCAGCTACGCTTGTTGGACTTATTGGTTCCTTTATGGCTTATTATGTTCCTGAGCTTTCGCTAGCCGTTAATATGCTGATTATGGCTGTTGTTTTACTAGTTAGGCCGCAAGGATTGTTTGCGCTAAAGGGGTGATGAGGTGAGAAGGAATAGATTTACTGATAAAGAGTCTCTGCTATTTTTGATTATAGGTCTCGCTTTATTCGTATTTCCATTTATTTATGAAGATCGAAGCATGTTAATCCTTTTTACACAAATTTTTATCTTTGCGATTTTTGCGATGAGCTATGATATTTTACTTGGTTTTACCGGCATTGTTTCTTTTGGGCATGCAATGTTTTTTGGCATTGGAGCTTACTGTGTCAGTGTTATGTTAAAGCATTATGAACCAACGATGCTTCTTGTTACTGGGGCGATTATTTTGGGTGTTTTGTTTTCTCTAATTATCAGTTTTGTTGTAGGGTTGATGACGCTTCGTTTAAAAAGTCATTATTATGCGATGTTGACGCTGGCTCTTGCTGGTCTATTTCTTGTCGCTGCAGAAAAATGGAGGACCCTTACGTACGGAAATGATGGATTTACGTTTCGAGTTCCTGAGTTTTTCCATAGTCGACTTCACTTTTATCTTGTTTGTCTTGTGCTGATGATCATTGTCTATTTTGGATTAAAACGATTTATTCAGTCTCCATTAGGAAGAATATTGCTAGCTATTAAGGATAATGAACAACGGGCAGAATCACTTGGCTATCAAGTTTTGCATTATAAAATCATTGCGAGTATCGTAGCTGGCGGAATTGCGAGTTTAAGTGGTTCTTTATATGCTTTATCGCTGCGTTTTGTCAATACGAGTGTATTTACGATGGACATTACGCTTGATGCTTTATTAATGACGATTATTGGTGGAGTGGGTACATTAATTGGTCCTGTTTTAGGAGCAGCTATTATTGAATTGGCTCACCATTGGTTGACAGGACTTGCAAAAGTGCATTGGATTTTTGAGCGTTGGCTTATTTTGTTTGGCATTGTGTATATCCTTGCAGTAATGTTTTTTCCAAATGGTATTGTCGGTAGTGTCCGAAAACTTGTTGCAAAAAAAGGAAAGAAGGAAGATGTATCGACTTCAGAGAATATAGTGAAGGAGGGGTGAGATGAGCGGGCAAACAATCGTTTCATTTATCTTTCGCTTCCATCTCGCAAACACGGAAACATTGACAGAAGAGAAGCAGTGGAGGATTAAAGTGACTCATATTCAAGACGATGATGAAATGACCTTCGAAAATCTAGATGATGCCGTAAATTTTGTAAGACAATCGCTTACGAAACGATAAAGAAAAGAAATCGAGGGGTGTATTTAGCAAATAGTAGATGAGGAGATGAAGTGAATGAATAAAGTGGGAGTGGAACTGAAAAGAACGACTTTAGCAAATGGAGAAACATTAGGATACCGTGAAAGAGCAGGCGGAGATAAAGTGTTACTTCTTGTTCATGGAAATATGACCTCTTCTAAGCATTGGGATCTTTTAATCGATGTTATTCCTTCCTCTTATAAAATATTAGCTGTGGATTTACGAGGTTTCGGTCATTCGACGTATATACGTCCGGTTGAAAGCATCAAAGATTTTTCAGATGATCTCAAACTTTTTGTTGATCAGTTACAGCTGTCCGAGTTCAGTATGATTGGTTGGTCGACTGGCGGTGCGGTTGCAATGCAGTTTTGTGCGGATTATCCAGGGCTATGCGAGCAATTAATTTTATTAGCCTCTGTTTCAACGAGGGGATATCCAACGTTTGGCAGCCCGGAC from Peribacillus asahii carries:
- a CDS encoding ABC transporter ATP-binding protein — protein: MVAILETKNLGITFGAHQAVQDVSFSVEKNEFKSIIGPNGAGKTTLFNLLSGQLKPTKGEIYLKGQQITKRSVVERTRLGIGRSFQITNVFSNLTVLENVRLAVQSQAKLRYQAFTHYRSYQKFEEKALHWLHVALLDHKENTLAINLAHGEKRKLEMAMLLALEPELLLLDEPTAGMSLEDVPAILQVIKKIKEEGDKTILLIEHKMDMIMDLSDRIMVLFNGKLLAEGTPREIMDNEMVQSAYLGGLYDEFTSQS
- a CDS encoding ABC transporter ATP-binding protein; this translates as MNSLLSLKNVETYIDQYHILQDISFEVPAGEVTVLLGRNGAGKTTTLRTIMGLNPPTKGEVAFKGAIMNGLPPHDIANRGIGYVPEDQGIFGELTVEENMKVAIKKESDDVMERMEWILNLFPDLKTFWKKPGGLLSGGQKQMLSIARAYVNETELLLIDEPSKGLAPIVVEKVMHSIQEMKQKTTIILVEQNFLMASQIGDSFYIIDDGRTVFNGRMQLLREDESLRRKYLGIA
- a CDS encoding branched-chain amino acid ABC transporter permease; the protein is MELFINLTINGLATGMLIFLLAAGLTLIFGLMSVLNFAHGGLFAWGAYAGVWLYLLTNSFIAGIIGAIFMGIILGFITEKWIIQPVYGNHVQQILITLGFMIVLSEFLKVIWGPNQIAVTPPAYLTGSWEIGNILIIKYRAFIIVVGFLMYALIYYMLKHTKIGLIVRAGVINKEMVQSLGINIKRIFLYVFMAGAAMAALSGMLIAPYAGVIHGNMGMEYAILAFIVVVIGGMGNITGSILAATLVGLIGSFMAYYVPELSLAVNMLIMAVVLLVRPQGLFALKG
- a CDS encoding branched-chain amino acid ABC transporter permease: MRRNRFTDKESLLFLIIGLALFVFPFIYEDRSMLILFTQIFIFAIFAMSYDILLGFTGIVSFGHAMFFGIGAYCVSVMLKHYEPTMLLVTGAIILGVLFSLIISFVVGLMTLRLKSHYYAMLTLALAGLFLVAAEKWRTLTYGNDGFTFRVPEFFHSRLHFYLVCLVLMIIVYFGLKRFIQSPLGRILLAIKDNEQRAESLGYQVLHYKIIASIVAGGIASLSGSLYALSLRFVNTSVFTMDITLDALLMTIIGGVGTLIGPVLGAAIIELAHHWLTGLAKVHWIFERWLILFGIVYILAVMFFPNGIVGSVRKLVAKKGKKEDVSTSENIVKEG